The Methylomicrobium lacus LW14 genome window below encodes:
- a CDS encoding type II toxin-antitoxin system Phd/YefM family antitoxin, with the protein MPTTILAETAASIAELNKDPVAILDHNEPAFYCIPAKAYEALMDKLEDVELTAIVEARKKQPEIEVDWDDL; encoded by the coding sequence ATGCCTACTACGATTTTGGCGGAAACCGCCGCGAGCATTGCGGAACTTAATAAAGATCCGGTCGCCATTCTTGACCATAATGAGCCCGCTTTTTACTGTATTCCGGCCAAAGCCTATGAAGCGCTGATGGACAAACTGGAAGATGTCGAGCTGACCGCCATCGTTGAAGCAAGAAAAAAACAACCTGAAATAGAAGTGGATTGGGATGACCTATAA
- a CDS encoding formylmethanofuran dehydrogenase subunit B, giving the protein MTEITEVPSPFCGIGTDDLTIQVDGLALKVTANGCAVNTPAFEQAITDTSPRVDGKEVSLEVAAKKAAGLLKDTQLPVIGGCATDVNGMRALLALADRVGAVVDNMNFSAARNNLLTLQDSGWMNTTLAEVKNRCDLLLVVGTDLEAFAPRFFERYLWNKEAMFVDDTASRQVIYLGKAPSGNASTSPNGQAAKVLTCADADLPEVIAVLRTLVKGQPIQAQTVAGIAIADLQTLAEQLKAARYSVVTWAAGALAFRQAELTVQTLSEMIKDINDMNTRSSGLPLGGKEGDQTANQVCGWTTGFPARTRFSRGYPEYDPFLNDANALIANDEADALVWVQAFNAKATPPTDHLPTIVIGRSGMTFAKEPDVFIPVGTPGIDHAGHAYRMDNVVAIRLKKLRDSGLPSTADALHAIENALREMNVC; this is encoded by the coding sequence ATGACTGAAATAACTGAAGTACCGAGTCCTTTTTGCGGCATCGGCACGGATGACCTGACGATTCAGGTGGACGGCCTGGCGCTGAAAGTGACGGCGAACGGTTGCGCGGTAAACACGCCCGCGTTCGAGCAGGCGATCACCGATACCTCTCCTCGAGTTGACGGCAAGGAGGTCAGTCTGGAGGTTGCCGCGAAAAAGGCGGCGGGGCTGCTGAAAGACACCCAACTGCCGGTGATCGGCGGCTGCGCGACCGACGTGAACGGCATGCGCGCGCTGTTGGCGCTGGCCGATCGTGTTGGCGCGGTGGTCGACAACATGAATTTCTCGGCCGCCCGCAACAACCTGTTGACGCTGCAGGATTCGGGCTGGATGAACACCACGCTGGCCGAAGTCAAAAACCGTTGCGATTTGCTGCTGGTCGTCGGCACCGACCTGGAAGCTTTCGCGCCGCGCTTCTTCGAGCGTTATCTCTGGAACAAGGAAGCGATGTTCGTCGACGATACGGCGAGTCGCCAGGTGATCTATCTCGGCAAGGCGCCGTCAGGCAACGCCTCGACTTCGCCGAACGGTCAGGCCGCGAAGGTATTGACCTGCGCCGATGCGGATTTGCCGGAAGTGATCGCGGTCCTGCGCACGCTGGTCAAGGGCCAGCCGATTCAGGCGCAAACGGTCGCCGGCATCGCGATCGCAGACCTGCAAACGCTCGCCGAACAATTGAAGGCCGCGCGTTACAGCGTCGTGACCTGGGCCGCCGGTGCCCTGGCGTTCCGTCAGGCCGAACTGACCGTGCAGACCCTGTCGGAGATGATCAAGGACATCAACGACATGAATACCCGCAGCTCCGGCCTGCCGCTCGGCGGCAAGGAAGGCGACCAGACCGCCAATCAGGTCTGCGGCTGGACCACGGGCTTTCCGGCGCGCACCCGTTTCTCCCGAGGTTATCCCGAATACGATCCGTTTCTGAACGATGCGAACGCGTTGATCGCGAACGACGAGGCCGACGCGCTGGTCTGGGTGCAGGCATTCAACGCGAAAGCCACGCCGCCCACAGACCATCTGCCGACGATCGTGATCGGCCGTTCCGGCATGACCTTCGCTAAAGAACCCGATGTGTTCATTCCGGTCGGCACACCCGGCATCGATCATGCAGGCCACGCCTACCGGATGGACAACGTGGTTGCGATCCGGCTGAAAAAATTGCGCGACTCAGGCCTGCCGAGCACGGCCGACGCGCTTCATGCGATTGAAAACGCCCTACGCGAGATGAATGTATGCTGA
- the lysS gene encoding lysine--tRNA ligase: MSEIEQDEQELIRLRRAKLSALRESGIAFPTDFRRNVVAGEVLAEYGEKSKEELEASPLRVKVAGRIMTRRIMGKASFCHIQDMSGQIQLYVTRDALPGDFYNEQFKKWDIGDIVGAEGVLFKTNAGELSVKIDDIRLLTKSLRPLPEKFHGIADQEIKYRQRYLDLIMSESSRKTFLLRSRVVAYIREFLIKRDFLEVETPMMQAIPGGATARPFVTHHNALDMQLFLRIAPELYLKRLVVGGFERVFEINRNFRNEGLSTRHNPEFTMLEFYQAYAEYGDLMDLTEEMLRGLAEEVVGQTVITYQGEEYDFGKPFERMSVFESILRFNPELTASDIDNRDGAIAVCKKLNLPVKDGYGLGKLQIEIFEKTVESRLMNPTFITAYPVEVSPLARRNDQDPFITDRFEFFVGGREIANGFTELNDAEDQAARFQKQVEDKEAGDDEAMHFDADYIVALEHGMPPTAGEGIGIDRLVMLFADAPSIRDVLLFPHLRAKQ, translated from the coding sequence ATGTCAGAAATTGAACAAGATGAACAGGAACTGATTCGGCTGCGCCGCGCCAAATTGAGCGCGCTGCGCGAAAGCGGCATCGCGTTTCCGACCGATTTTCGGCGCAATGTGGTGGCCGGCGAAGTGCTGGCCGAATACGGCGAAAAATCGAAGGAAGAACTCGAAGCAAGCCCGCTGCGCGTGAAAGTCGCGGGCCGGATCATGACCCGGCGGATCATGGGCAAGGCAAGTTTTTGCCATATTCAGGACATGTCCGGTCAAATCCAGTTGTATGTGACCCGCGATGCACTGCCGGGCGATTTCTACAACGAGCAGTTCAAGAAATGGGACATCGGCGACATCGTCGGCGCGGAAGGCGTGCTGTTCAAGACCAATGCGGGCGAACTCAGCGTCAAGATCGATGACATCCGCCTGTTAACCAAATCGCTGCGCCCTTTGCCGGAAAAATTTCACGGTATCGCCGACCAGGAAATCAAATACCGCCAGCGTTATCTGGATCTGATCATGAGCGAGTCGTCGCGCAAGACCTTCTTGCTGCGCTCGCGCGTCGTCGCCTATATCCGCGAATTTTTGATCAAGCGCGACTTCCTCGAAGTCGAAACACCGATGATGCAGGCGATTCCGGGCGGCGCGACCGCGCGGCCGTTCGTGACCCATCACAATGCGCTGGACATGCAGCTGTTCCTCAGGATTGCGCCGGAGCTGTACCTGAAACGCCTGGTCGTCGGCGGCTTCGAGCGGGTCTTCGAAATCAACCGCAACTTCCGCAACGAAGGGCTGTCGACCCGGCATAATCCGGAATTCACGATGCTCGAATTCTATCAGGCCTATGCCGAATACGGCGACCTGATGGATCTGACCGAAGAAATGCTGCGCGGCCTCGCCGAGGAGGTCGTCGGCCAGACGGTGATCACTTACCAAGGCGAAGAGTACGATTTCGGCAAGCCGTTCGAACGGATGAGCGTGTTCGAATCGATCCTGCGCTTCAACCCCGAGCTGACCGCATCCGACATCGACAACCGCGACGGCGCGATCGCGGTCTGCAAGAAACTGAACCTGCCGGTCAAGGACGGTTACGGCCTCGGCAAATTGCAGATCGAGATCTTCGAAAAAACGGTCGAAAGCCGGCTGATGAATCCGACCTTCATTACCGCCTATCCGGTCGAAGTGTCGCCCTTGGCGCGCCGTAACGACCAGGACCCTTTCATTACCGACCGCTTCGAATTCTTCGTCGGCGGGCGCGAAATCGCGAACGGCTTTACCGAGCTGAACGATGCCGAAGATCAGGCCGCGCGCTTTCAAAAGCAGGTCGAGGATAAGGAAGCTGGCGATGACGAGGCGATGCATTTCGACGCGGATTACATCGTCGCGCTCGAACATGGCATGCCACCGACTGCGGGCGAAGGCATCGGCATCGATAGATTAGTGATGCTGTTTGCGGATGCGCCGTCGATTCGGGATGTGCTGCTGTTCCCGCACCTGCGCGCGAAGCAGTAG
- the prfB gene encoding peptide chain release factor 2 (programmed frameshift) produces MQEINPIKYKIADLRERTESLRGYLDFDIKSERLVEVLRELENPKIWDNPELAQGLGKERGQLELVVNTINEMDSGLSDAEELLALAVEEGDADTVDTVASDLEHLESQVAKLEFRRMFSGEMDANNAFLDIQSGSGGTEAQDWASIIERMYLRWGESKGFKVELIEESPGDVAGIKSATIKFEGEYAFGWLRTETGVHRLVRKSPFDSGNRRHTSFASVFVSPEVDDNIAIEINPADLRIDVYRASGAGGQHINRTESAVRITHNPTGTVVQCQSDRSQHKNKDTAMKQLKAKLYELEMMKRSETQQALEDSKSDIGWGSQIRSYVLDQSRIKDLRTGVETGNPQAVLDGGLDMFIEASLKSGL; encoded by the exons ATGCAAGAAATCAATCCGATCAAATATAAAATCGCCGACCTCAGAGAGCGCACCGAGTCGCTTAGGGGGTATCTT GACTTCGACATCAAGAGCGAACGCCTCGTCGAAGTCCTGAGAGAACTCGAAAACCCGAAGATCTGGGATAACCCGGAACTGGCACAGGGCCTCGGCAAGGAGCGCGGCCAGCTCGAGTTGGTCGTCAATACGATCAACGAAATGGACTCCGGCCTCAGCGACGCCGAAGAATTGCTCGCGCTGGCGGTCGAAGAAGGCGATGCCGATACGGTCGACACGGTCGCGAGCGACCTGGAGCACCTGGAGAGTCAGGTCGCCAAACTGGAATTCAGGCGCATGTTCTCCGGCGAAATGGACGCGAACAATGCGTTTTTGGACATTCAGTCCGGTTCCGGCGGCACCGAGGCGCAGGACTGGGCGTCGATAATCGAGCGGATGTATCTGCGCTGGGGCGAAAGCAAAGGCTTCAAGGTCGAGCTGATCGAAGAATCGCCGGGCGATGTGGCCGGCATCAAGAGCGCGACGATCAAGTTCGAAGGCGAATATGCATTCGGCTGGCTGCGCACCGAAACCGGCGTGCACCGACTGGTGCGGAAGTCTCCGTTCGACTCCGGTAACCGCCGCCACACCTCGTTTGCTTCGGTCTTCGTCTCTCCGGAAGTCGACGACAATATCGCGATCGAGATCAATCCGGCCGACCTGCGCATCGACGTTTACCGCGCTTCGGGCGCCGGCGGCCAGCACATCAACCGAACTGAATCGGCGGTGCGGATCACGCACAACCCGACCGGCACCGTCGTGCAATGCCAGAGCGACCGCTCGCAGCATAAGAACAAAGACACCGCGATGAAGCAACTGAAGGCCAAGCTGTACGAACTCGAAATGATGAAGCGCAGCGAAACCCAACAGGCGCTCGAAGACAGCAAGTCGGACATCGGCTGGGGCAGCCAGATCCGCTCCTATGTGCTCGATCAATCGCGCATCAAGGATCTCCGCACCGGCGTCGAAACCGGCAATCCGCAGGCGGTGCTCGATGGCGGGCTCGACATGTTTATCGAAGCGAGCCTGAAGAGCGGTTTGTAA
- a CDS encoding formylmethanofuran dehydrogenase subunit A produces MLIKLTGGTVYDPAAGVDGKKQDIYIQDGRIVKKPVKDVQIDKEYDLKGKVVMSGAIDMHTHIGGGKGNIARTLLPEDHRQDPVARTECTRSGCGHAMPSTFVTGYRYAEMGYTAGFEPAVLPVNARQAHMEMADIPILDKGGYAMLGSDDYLLRMLTAKKDQKAVNDYVAWTMQAAKAIGIKVVNPGGINAFKFNQRKLELDEQNSHYGVTPRQILQTLATAVKELGVSHPLHVHGCNLGVPGNMETTLDTMEGIGGLPMHLTHIQFHSYGTEGDFKFSSGAAKIAEAVNKHKNITIDVGQVLFGQTVTASGDSMRQHANHKHANPNKWVTMDIECDAGCGVVPFRYRDQNFVNALQWAIGLETFLLVDDPWRIFLTTDHPNGAPFTSYPHLIRLLMDKTFRNDMLSRIHPEAQKMTTLASIDREYSLQEIAIMTRAGAAKLIGLQDRGGLSPGNWADITIYTDNADREKMFEKPDYVFKDGDLVVRDGKVIHSKWGTTHVVKPDFDPSVEKGLKDYFDRYLTMKLGNFKISDDEITEDGRGSITVHPLQGKN; encoded by the coding sequence ATGCTGATAAAACTCACAGGTGGAACCGTCTATGATCCTGCCGCCGGCGTCGACGGCAAAAAACAGGATATTTACATTCAGGACGGGCGCATCGTCAAGAAGCCCGTGAAGGACGTGCAAATCGATAAGGAATACGATCTGAAAGGCAAGGTCGTGATGTCCGGCGCGATCGACATGCATACGCATATCGGCGGCGGCAAGGGCAACATCGCCCGGACTTTACTGCCGGAAGATCACCGCCAGGACCCGGTCGCGCGCACCGAATGCACACGGTCCGGTTGCGGCCATGCGATGCCGAGCACCTTCGTGACCGGCTACCGCTATGCCGAGATGGGCTACACGGCCGGCTTCGAGCCGGCGGTGCTGCCGGTCAACGCGCGCCAGGCGCACATGGAAATGGCCGACATTCCGATCCTGGACAAGGGCGGTTATGCGATGCTTGGCAGCGACGACTACCTGCTGCGTATGCTGACCGCGAAAAAGGATCAGAAGGCGGTCAATGACTATGTCGCCTGGACCATGCAGGCGGCGAAGGCGATCGGCATCAAGGTGGTCAATCCGGGCGGCATCAATGCGTTCAAGTTCAACCAGCGCAAACTCGAACTGGACGAGCAGAACAGCCATTACGGCGTCACGCCGCGGCAAATCCTGCAAACCCTGGCGACTGCGGTCAAGGAACTCGGCGTTTCGCACCCGCTGCACGTGCACGGCTGCAACCTCGGCGTTCCGGGCAATATGGAAACCACGCTCGACACGATGGAAGGCATCGGCGGTTTGCCGATGCATTTGACGCATATCCAGTTTCATAGCTACGGCACCGAAGGCGATTTCAAGTTTTCGTCCGGCGCGGCAAAGATCGCCGAAGCGGTCAACAAGCACAAGAACATTACGATCGACGTCGGCCAGGTCCTGTTCGGGCAAACGGTTACCGCGTCCGGCGACAGCATGCGCCAGCACGCGAACCACAAGCACGCGAACCCGAACAAATGGGTCACGATGGACATCGAGTGCGATGCCGGCTGCGGGGTCGTGCCGTTCAGGTACCGCGACCAGAACTTCGTGAATGCCTTGCAATGGGCCATCGGGCTTGAAACCTTCCTGCTGGTCGACGATCCGTGGCGCATCTTCCTGACCACCGACCATCCGAACGGCGCGCCGTTCACCAGCTATCCGCATTTGATCCGCCTGTTGATGGACAAAACGTTCCGCAACGACATGTTGTCGCGGATTCATCCCGAAGCGCAAAAGATGACGACCCTGGCGTCGATCGACCGCGAATATTCCTTGCAGGAAATCGCGATCATGACCCGCGCTGGTGCGGCCAAGCTGATCGGATTGCAAGACCGCGGCGGCCTGAGCCCCGGCAACTGGGCGGACATCACGATCTATACCGACAACGCCGACCGCGAAAAAATGTTCGAGAAACCGGACTATGTGTTCAAGGACGGCGATCTGGTCGTGCGGGACGGCAAGGTGATCCACAGCAAATGGGGCACCACCCATGTCGTGAAGCCTGATTTCGATCCGTCGGTCGAGAAAGGCCTGAAGGACTATTTCGACCGTTATCTGACGATGAAACTCGGCAACTTCAAGATCAGCGACGATGAAATAACCGAAGACGGACGCGGCAGCATCACCGTGCATCCGCTGCAAGGCAAAAATTAG